The following proteins are encoded in a genomic region of Arachis stenosperma cultivar V10309 chromosome 4, arast.V10309.gnm1.PFL2, whole genome shotgun sequence:
- the LOC130973655 gene encoding flowering time control protein FPA, with amino-acid sequence MSSRSGRERIRRDYPPRNEDRDSGAMGRGNSSSGKNPPSRHLWVGNLSHNIVEDDLAHHFSQFGPLETVAFQPGRCYAFVNFKRDQDAIDAIRALQSFPLAGNTLRIEFAKADKPVTTARNEHYSRDERSSSFRGSPPSQRDFRGRHGSPPQPVYSEKSKLSDKSPEPSEILWIGFPSSLKVDESILRKSFSPFGEIVKITAFPGRTYAFVRFRSIASARRAKDTLNGKLFGNPRVHICFAKNEAGPSSSGRSSYNAPHSPLYRSSGREGSAEDLRLERSFREDHNISSPNFLTNWDPGDSDAYDFNRGSSWVSGRNTYEKRKVGEKGTPPGFGSSHEIHEYMSVPSRERHGYLGDLPQRFPEKGAFFEDFRTLPEDVYYLREAKKRKTSSPPPDRELPEYPFSELERQKGVFPRLSGFCQHESFNNDDGNVAYRQTLDYPPNSPMASLDRHEGWKTYDSFQMGHGALQSDFVYKKRFSSEPDNSSLTEWNWEGTIAKGGTPVCRARCFPVGKALDMMLPEFLDCTARTGLDMLSKHYYQAVGVWVVFFVPGSDADIEFYNEFMHYLEEKQRAAVAKLDDKTTLFLVPPSDFSEKVLKVPGKLSISGVILRLEIPGLNDGPLHVQRETNNEKLLHYNGNSLYPKPSFPSVRIHSPSVSEFGSFGMSNTSFLGNKIAPSVPAVGLSEPHGERSLDYPPVQQQNPNWFSHNMQNSISTRIPPQLPSGFIKPTSEDGRAMIPRAEADANSNQHSSGISGIPNCKSSQLDLRPVTPLSVPVGSLQPEQLAQLAASLLEQQRQSGNSANASASNDPRQTNRASMPDSSSRSSQNYAVENLVNPEDSTSQFGQALPLQKQQQGSNVPPSSHTIQREPQRGVNGNQQVIDSSLQEEAEADPQKRLQATLQLAAVLLQQIQQGKGS; translated from the exons ATG TCGAGTCGGAGCGGGAGGGAGCGGATTAGGAGGGATTACCCTCCAAGAAATGAGGATAGGGACAGTGGTGCTATGGGGCGAGGCAACAGCAGTAGTGGCAAGAATCCCCCATCCAGGCACCTCTGGGTTGGGAACCTGTCCCACAACATTGTGGAGGACGACCTTGCTCATCATTTCTCACAGTTCGGGCCGCTGGAGACTGTCGCCTTCCAGCCCGGCCGCTGCTACGCCTTTGTTAACTTCAAGAGGGACCAGGATGCTATTGATGCCATCAGAGCACTGCAAAGTTTTCCTCTTGCTGGCAACACGCTTAGGATCGAGTTTGCGAAGGCG GATAAGCCAGTGACAACAGCAAGAAATGAACATTACTCACGGGATGAACGAAGCTCCTCATTTAGGGGATCACCTCCCTCCCAAAGGGACTTTAGAGGACGCCATGGTAGCCCCCCTCAACCGGTTTATTCGGAGAAATCCAAACTGAGTGATAAAAGTCCAGAACCCAGTGAGATATTGTGGATTGGATTCCCTTCTTCTCTGAAGGTGGATGAATCCATTTTAAGAAAGTCATTTTCTCCATTTGGTGAGATAGTGAAGATTACTGCATTTCCAGGTCGTACTTATGCCTTTGTTCGCTTTCGGAGTATTGCGTCAGCACGCAGAGCAAAAGATACTCTGAACGGAAAATTATTTGGAAATCCCCGTGTACATATTTGTTTTGCCAAGAATGAAGCAGGTCCATCAAGTAGTGGGAGGAGCTCATATAATGCTCCACATTCTCCACTTTACAGATCCAGTGGCCGTGAAGGATCAGCTGAGGACCTCAGGCTGGAGAGGAGCTTCAGGGAAGACCATAACATTAGTTCACCAAACTTCCTCACAAATTGGGATCCCGGAGATTCTGATGCTTATGATTTTAATAGGGGCTCATCATGGGTTAGTGGAAGAAACACatatgagaaaagaaaagttggCGAGAAAGGAACTCCACCAGGATTTGGATCATCACATGAAATTCATGAATATATGAGTGTTCCTTCTAGAGAAAGACATGGATACCTGGGGGATTTGCCACAGAGGTTTCCTGAAAAGGGTGCATTCTTTGAAGATTTCCGGACGTTGCCAGAAGATGTTTACTATCTACGCGAGGCGAAAAAGCGGAAGACCAGTTCTCCTCCTCCGGACAGAGAGCTTCCGGAGTATCCTTTCTCTGAGTTAGAAAGACAGAAAGGTGTTTTCCCACGGTTATCTGGTTTCTGCCAACACGAATCTTTTAATAACGACGATGGAAATGTTGCTTACAGACAGACCCTTGATTACCCACCAAATTCACCTATGGCTTCTTTAGATAGACATGAAGGCTGGAAAACTTATGATAGTTTTCAAATGGGTCATGGTGCTCTGCAATCGGATTTTGTATATAAGAAAAGATTTTCATCTGAACCTGATAATTCGTCTTTAACTGAGTGGAACTGGGAAGGAACTATTGCTAAAGGTGGAACCCCTGTTTGTCGCGCACGCTGCTTCCCAGTGGGGAAAGCCCTGGATATGATGTT ACCGGAATTCTTGGATTGCACTGCCAGAACTGGTTTAGACATGCTCTCAAAGCATTATTACCAAGCAGTTGGTGTTTGGGTTGTTTTCTTTGTGCCTGGAAGTGATGCTGATATTGAATTCTACAATGAATTTATGCATTATCTGGAGGAAAAGCAGCGTGCTGCAGTTGCTAAGTTGGATGATAAGACCACCTTATTTCTTGTACCTCCATCAGATTTCTCGGAGAAAGTGTTGAAGGTACCTGGGAAATTGAGCATATCAGGAGTTATTCTTAGACTGGAGATTCCTGGTTTAAATGATGGTCCTTTACATGTGCAAAGAGAAACAAACAATGAAAAACTGTTGCATTATAACGGGAATTCATTGTATCCAAAGCCATCATTCCCTTCAGTGCGTATTCATTCCCCATCTGTTTCAGAATTCGGTAGTTTTGGAATGAGCAATACTTCTTTCCTTGGAAATAAAATTGCTCCATCAGTTCCTGCGGTTGGCTTGTCTGAACCACATGGTGAAAGAAGCCTCGACTATCCACCTGTCCAGCAGCAGAACCCAAACTGGTTTTCTCACAATATGCAGAATTCAATCTCAACCCGAATACCACCGCAACTACCAAGTGGTTTTATCAAACCTACTTCTGAGGATGGCCGTGCCATGATTCCAAGGGCAGAGGCAGATGCAAACTCAAATCAACACAGCAGTGGAATATCTGGTATTCCTAACTGTAAGTCATCTCAGCTGGATTTGAGACCTGTGACTCCTTTGTCTGTGCCTGTGGGATCCCTGCAACCGGAACAGCTTGCACAACTAGCTGCATCTCTTCTTGAACAGCAGAGGCAATCAGGAAACTCTGCGAATGCATCTGCATCGAACGATCCTAGGCAGACCAACAGAGCTAGCATGCCCGACAGCTCATCCAGGTCATCCCAAAATTATGCAGTAGAAAACTTGGTGAATCCTGAAGACTCCACATCTCAATTTGGTCAAGCTCTACCGTTGCAAAAGCAGCAACAGGGGTCAAATGTGCCTCCATCGTCACATACGATTCAAAGAGAACCTCAAAGAGGGGTCAATGGGAATCAACAGGTGATAGATAGTAGCTTGCAGGAAGAAGCTGAAGCAGATCCGCAGAAACGTCTACAAGCAACATTACAGCTGGCTGCTGTTCTTCTTCAGCAAATCCAGCAGGGAAAAGGAAGCTAA